One stretch of Caldinitratiruptor microaerophilus DNA includes these proteins:
- a CDS encoding glycosyl hydrolase family 18 protein, translated as MRPHRGLFTWTFIGTYDMYDRLNRFARKLSHVGLFNFRVQADGTITGQVLPLDEQARLSHPEIEWYLTVRNDGYRSVFTALVTDPSARSTFLAEIARLLDTYPWVAGIDLDLERGPNEYRSQTTDLFRAVADVVHARGKKLHADLPPKQGDHSPWWEEWCDYGALASILDTCLIMTYGFAWAGSAVGPITPRSWLEATYDYAVTRFRPEQIFMGLPAYGFRWRLDKTPQELGRTYRGVGGPYLPFLDWMQGTNTHTDGLHDGQPATETQPHIAWAGIWDEENWQTRGLFHVYDVLDARDFSLTSPAVSDAWGNRRYFASWRKDRLTTFEGVAVDRAGDSYDDHEGAVIVEPYEEHWAAVVHPRVWHREDEYIATGNGRWETLYDPVTGEPMGDEWVGLTTFMLDFAPVVPGSETIYLNGRPTNEYRLDYDTGLLTFDEAPAEGVDITATYDYTEVEGRALYNLNVAQGGTYDLALLVSFPWFDKRQLAVELDGERFIVGGPGVVEQWYPLFQTPHWIVVARRALSAGYHTFRLLGTDLGSDPGVRLYRIVLASSVTQEVVAGSGSATVHAQPLVDRDGNPAYPYQNRFRVALEWLRRAPDPAPIWGTRWTEYPLGALSNPAYRVSGNWRIEEYVPTDVGSGTGNQDPGAGTGEGGVGTSGGRALRGLGTLDLDYDGFTDLVVTANVVPGGGTARCGVSHAGYRAALESTGRVVLCDGTRELASAPAAYAPGVLRTLRLRLRNGLADVWVDGEHVLGPVAVASRTGSTGLFAEGGEARFTAFLVGDAHWYMPMEAIRLRRPDGVEEVVGRVARTGVEWNEWGYFRLLDESQEELDTRTERFSLDWDYAASQIFALAPGAYPLTVRFEDPGVWVARVYLGDADGFSEAHWADWETHRRYADLAHYRWGLAGTGFWALGMEDPKLLPHLPDQT; from the coding sequence GTGCGCCCGCACCGGGGGCTGTTCACGTGGACGTTCATCGGCACGTACGACATGTACGACCGCCTGAACCGGTTCGCCCGCAAGCTGAGCCACGTGGGCCTGTTCAACTTCCGGGTACAGGCGGACGGCACGATCACGGGGCAGGTCCTGCCCCTGGACGAGCAGGCCCGGCTGTCCCACCCCGAGATCGAGTGGTACCTGACCGTCCGCAACGACGGGTACCGGTCAGTTTTCACCGCGCTGGTCACCGACCCGTCTGCCCGGAGCACCTTCCTGGCCGAGATCGCGCGACTGCTGGACACGTACCCCTGGGTGGCCGGGATCGACCTGGACCTCGAGCGGGGACCGAACGAGTACCGCTCCCAGACGACGGACCTTTTCCGGGCCGTGGCCGATGTGGTGCACGCCCGGGGAAAGAAGCTTCACGCCGACCTGCCACCGAAGCAGGGCGACCATTCCCCCTGGTGGGAGGAGTGGTGCGACTACGGCGCCCTGGCCAGCATCCTCGACACGTGCCTCATCATGACGTACGGCTTCGCCTGGGCCGGCTCGGCGGTGGGGCCGATCACCCCGAGGAGCTGGTTGGAGGCCACGTACGACTACGCCGTGACCCGGTTCCGGCCGGAGCAGATCTTCATGGGGCTGCCGGCGTACGGGTTCCGCTGGCGCCTGGACAAGACGCCGCAGGAACTGGGCCGCACGTACCGGGGGGTGGGGGGACCGTACCTGCCCTTCCTCGACTGGATGCAGGGCACGAACACGCACACGGACGGGCTGCACGACGGGCAGCCGGCCACCGAGACCCAGCCCCACATCGCGTGGGCGGGCATCTGGGACGAGGAGAACTGGCAGACCCGAGGCCTGTTCCACGTCTACGACGTGCTGGACGCCCGGGACTTCAGCCTGACCTCGCCGGCGGTCTCAGACGCCTGGGGCAACCGGCGTTACTTTGCCTCCTGGCGAAAGGACCGGCTGACGACGTTCGAGGGGGTGGCGGTGGACCGCGCCGGGGACAGCTACGACGACCACGAGGGCGCCGTCATCGTGGAGCCCTACGAGGAGCACTGGGCGGCCGTGGTCCACCCGCGGGTATGGCACCGGGAGGACGAGTACATCGCCACCGGCAACGGCCGCTGGGAGACTCTCTATGATCCGGTGACTGGGGAGCCGATGGGGGACGAGTGGGTCGGCCTGACCACCTTCATGCTCGACTTCGCCCCCGTGGTCCCCGGCAGCGAGACCATCTACCTCAACGGCCGGCCCACCAACGAGTACCGCCTGGACTACGACACGGGTCTTCTGACGTTCGACGAGGCCCCAGCGGAAGGCGTGGACATCACGGCCACCTACGACTACACCGAGGTGGAGGGCCGGGCGCTTTACAACCTGAACGTCGCCCAGGGCGGAACGTACGACCTGGCCCTGCTGGTCAGCTTCCCGTGGTTCGACAAGCGGCAGCTGGCGGTGGAGCTGGACGGGGAACGGTTCATCGTCGGCGGCCCCGGGGTGGTCGAGCAGTGGTACCCGCTCTTCCAGACTCCCCACTGGATCGTGGTAGCCCGCCGGGCCCTCTCGGCGGGCTATCACACGTTCCGGCTCCTGGGCACCGACCTGGGGAGTGACCCCGGGGTCCGCCTGTACCGGATCGTGCTGGCCTCGTCGGTCACGCAGGAGGTTGTGGCCGGCAGCGGTTCGGCAACGGTGCACGCGCAGCCGCTGGTGGACCGGGACGGGAACCCGGCTTACCCCTACCAGAACCGCTTCCGGGTGGCACTGGAGTGGCTCAGGCGGGCCCCGGACCCGGCCCCGATCTGGGGCACCCGCTGGACCGAGTACCCGCTTGGCGCGCTGTCGAACCCGGCCTACCGGGTGTCCGGGAACTGGCGGATCGAGGAGTACGTTCCCACAGACGTCGGCTCCGGAACAGGCAACCAGGACCCGGGGGCCGGGACCGGCGAGGGGGGCGTTGGGACCAGCGGGGGCCGGGCCCTACGGGGCCTCGGGACCCTGGACTTGGACTACGACGGCTTCACGGATCTCGTGGTCACGGCCAACGTGGTGCCGGGGGGCGGCACGGCACGCTGCGGGGTCTCGCACGCGGGCTACCGGGCGGCGCTGGAGAGCACAGGACGAGTGGTCCTCTGCGACGGCACCCGAGAGCTCGCGTCGGCGCCGGCGGCGTATGCGCCTGGAGTGCTCCGCACCCTGCGCCTGCGGCTGCGGAACGGCCTGGCCGACGTGTGGGTGGACGGGGAGCACGTCCTCGGTCCGGTGGCGGTCGCCTCTCGAACCGGCTCGACCGGGCTATTCGCGGAGGGCGGAGAGGCCCGCTTCACCGCGTTCCTGGTCGGTGACGCCCACTGGTACATGCCGATGGAGGCCATCCGGCTCCGGCGGCCGGACGGCGTGGAGGAGGTGGTGGGGCGTGTAGCGCGTACCGGGGTGGAGTGGAACGAGTGGGGTTACTTCCGGCTCCTGGACGAATCCCAGGAGGAGCTAGACACGAGGACGGAGCGGTTCTCGCTGGACTGGGATTACGCGGCCTCGCAGATCTTTGCCCTGGCTCCCGGCGCCTATCCCCTGACCGTCCGCTTCGAGGACCCTGGCGTGTGGGTGGCCCGGGTGTACCTGGGGGATGCAGACGGGTTCTCGGAGGCGCACTGGGCGGACTGGGAGACGCACCGGCGGTATGCCGACCTGGCGCACTACCGGTGGGGCCTGGCCGGGACAGGGTTTTGGGCTCTCGGGATGGAGGACCCGAAGCTCCTGCCGCACTTGCCGGACCAGACGTAG
- a CDS encoding distal tail protein Dit, translated as MNGFRWGTVHSSDLGVVLRDRSIGLIPDTRDLEVTIPGRAGVYDYRTEHDKRRLTLELLILAPDSGALAERLRALADLTDPTKGYQALVFDDEPEREYRVKVTGQAEVEYGHGWATVQLSLKMADPFIYAVTDTVVQADLFSGSSTQVQNDGTAPTPVVVTVEVAGVVGQPLSPASGVGTVYTESVALLNPRVSIGGVEFAWAGQVQAGQQLVVDTGAMTVLLDGANALGGWSGDFPLLPPGPNEVGYRDDVGGLARLTLRFRRRWT; from the coding sequence GTGAACGGGTTCCGGTGGGGTACGGTCCACTCGTCCGACCTCGGCGTCGTGCTGCGCGACAGGAGCATCGGGCTCATCCCCGACACCCGTGACCTCGAGGTGACCATCCCGGGACGGGCGGGTGTCTACGACTACCGCACGGAGCACGACAAGCGCCGGCTCACCCTCGAGCTGCTGATCCTGGCGCCCGACAGCGGCGCCCTGGCCGAGCGCCTCCGTGCCCTCGCGGATCTCACGGACCCGACGAAGGGCTACCAGGCGCTCGTTTTCGATGACGAGCCCGAGCGAGAGTACCGGGTGAAGGTGACGGGCCAGGCGGAGGTGGAGTACGGCCACGGGTGGGCGACCGTGCAACTGTCCCTCAAGATGGCCGACCCGTTCATCTACGCGGTCACGGATACCGTGGTCCAGGCTGACCTGTTCTCTGGTTCATCCACCCAAGTGCAAAACGACGGCACCGCCCCAACGCCTGTCGTGGTGACCGTGGAAGTCGCAGGTGTCGTGGGACAACCGCTCAGCCCGGCGTCAGGCGTCGGTACCGTGTACACCGAGTCGGTGGCCCTGCTGAACCCACGGGTGAGCATCGGCGGCGTGGAGTTTGCCTGGGCGGGCCAGGTACAGGCGGGTCAGCAGCTCGTCGTGGACACCGGCGCCATGACGGTGTTGCTCGACGGGGCCAACGCCTTGGGGGGATGGTCGGGCGACTTCCCCCTGCTGCCACCCGGGCCAAACGAGGTAGGCTACCGCGACGACGTGGGAGGGCTGGCCCGCCTGACCCTGCGTTTCCGCAGGAGGTGGACGTGA
- a CDS encoding N-acetylmuramoyl-L-alanine amidase, with protein sequence MPLVCIDPGHGGLDPGASGNGLVEKEVVLDLALRIRDHLLAQYDVQVMMTRETDIYVSLADRCRLANEAGADYFHSVHCNAFDDPAAEGYEDYIHTSLSDTSRTAQIRDAVHAEIMGFLAPYGVQDRGKKKADFYVLRRTVMSAVLTENLFLTNAQDAALPRQSEFRDQLAAAHARGIARALGLQPKSGGTGTPILGPAQVSTEQARTWARKRGATAEFVGLADLYWRLAPERGGVRPEVAFSQAAKETGFGHFGGTVKPGWHNPAGLKTFRGGADDDPAAYQKFPSWEAGVTAHLDHLALYAGAPGYPRKDTPDERHLPSRFGVTRTVEGLGGRDRWAPTPDYGVSIVRDYLASLMVTQAEPEDEVVRLREQVEELKAALARSEVARMAAEEAARLCRERLRQIVDLARESV encoded by the coding sequence GTGCCACTCGTCTGCATCGACCCCGGCCACGGGGGTTTGGACCCGGGAGCTTCGGGAAACGGGCTGGTGGAGAAGGAGGTGGTCCTGGACCTGGCCCTCAGGATTCGGGACCACCTCCTGGCGCAGTATGACGTGCAGGTGATGATGACGCGAGAAACCGACATTTACGTGAGTCTGGCGGACCGGTGCCGGCTGGCAAACGAGGCCGGCGCCGATTACTTTCACTCGGTTCACTGCAACGCCTTCGATGACCCGGCCGCGGAGGGCTACGAGGATTACATCCACACAAGCCTGAGCGACACGTCCCGGACGGCCCAGATCCGGGATGCGGTGCACGCCGAGATCATGGGGTTCCTGGCCCCGTACGGGGTGCAGGACCGGGGGAAGAAGAAGGCCGACTTCTACGTGCTCCGCAGGACGGTCATGTCGGCTGTCCTGACCGAGAACCTGTTCCTCACGAACGCCCAAGATGCCGCCCTGCCGCGCCAGAGTGAGTTTCGGGATCAGCTTGCGGCTGCTCACGCCCGGGGGATCGCCCGGGCGCTTGGTTTGCAGCCGAAGTCGGGCGGTACCGGGACGCCGATCCTTGGGCCGGCCCAGGTAAGCACTGAGCAGGCCCGGACGTGGGCCCGCAAACGCGGGGCCACGGCGGAGTTCGTGGGCCTGGCCGACCTGTACTGGCGGCTGGCGCCCGAGAGAGGGGGGGTGAGACCGGAAGTCGCCTTCTCGCAGGCCGCCAAAGAGACGGGGTTCGGGCACTTCGGAGGCACCGTGAAGCCCGGCTGGCACAATCCAGCCGGGCTCAAAACGTTCCGGGGCGGTGCAGACGACGACCCGGCGGCCTACCAGAAGTTCCCGTCCTGGGAGGCCGGGGTTACAGCACACCTCGACCACTTGGCGCTTTACGCCGGGGCGCCCGGGTATCCCCGAAAGGACACGCCGGATGAACGGCACTTGCCAAGCCGCTTCGGGGTGACCCGGACGGTGGAGGGCCTCGGCGGCCGGGACCGATGGGCTCCCACGCCGGATTACGGCGTGTCCATCGTCCGTGACTACCTGGCCTCACTCATGGTGACTCAGGCAGAGCCCGAGGACGAGGTGGTCCGGCTGCGCGAGCAGGTGGAGGAGCTGAAGGCGGCGCTGGCCCGGTCAGAGGTGGCGCGGATGGCGGCCGAGGAGGCGGCGAGGCTGTGCCGGGAGCGACTGCGGCAGATTGTTGATCTCGCGCGTGAAAGCGTCTGA
- a CDS encoding phage tail protein — MLYPVLLDPHGKPEAVLEKAYDFQVRDQLLSEDAGFEVLQFRLPGDDPKQAGLQTEKVLQVTGRQFVVRVVERGRDDQGLLSVYVEAEATWYDLGSMDPVGPGTWTGVTALAVMADVLAGTGWTVGDVDLKQPADFVLDQAVSPLAALRLVPSTYGGELFFDTAARTVHLRERVGADRDVLFALGKNLRTLERREDTRDLVTRLYPYGANNLTIAAVNGGVPYLEDYSYFDQFGLPRLTKVDVFRDERITNPYYLKTRGLQVLALRSRPRLTLRVGVLADVPDLNLGDRVWVYDPELGVRSRFRVSQRTWYPLEPWRTELQLEQPLPTLAEALARPPQPASAFSLAGAVTEQEMQDLGVFNYLLNSRAEQGLAYWQSMGFTVEAGRGVTGSAAFRCDGAPGQRKELRQVVYPANRDRYMLSLQADLSGLQLGPAGRVGVEVTFRYRDGTQETKFYPIT; from the coding sequence ATGCTCTACCCCGTGCTGCTCGACCCGCATGGCAAGCCAGAAGCCGTTCTGGAGAAGGCGTACGACTTCCAGGTCCGCGACCAGCTTCTCTCGGAGGACGCCGGGTTCGAGGTGCTCCAGTTCCGGCTGCCTGGGGACGACCCCAAGCAGGCGGGCCTTCAGACGGAGAAAGTCCTGCAAGTGACCGGTCGGCAGTTCGTCGTCCGCGTGGTCGAACGCGGCCGGGACGACCAGGGGCTCCTGAGCGTGTACGTGGAGGCCGAAGCCACCTGGTATGACCTCGGCTCCATGGACCCGGTGGGGCCGGGGACCTGGACTGGCGTGACGGCGCTCGCGGTGATGGCTGATGTGCTGGCCGGGACCGGATGGACGGTCGGGGACGTGGACCTCAAGCAGCCGGCCGACTTCGTGCTCGATCAGGCGGTGAGCCCCCTGGCAGCCCTCCGGCTGGTGCCGTCCACGTACGGCGGGGAGTTGTTCTTCGACACGGCGGCCCGTACGGTGCACCTGCGGGAGCGGGTCGGCGCCGACCGCGACGTGCTCTTCGCCTTGGGGAAAAACCTTCGGACCCTGGAGCGCCGGGAGGACACCCGGGATCTGGTCACACGGTTGTACCCGTACGGGGCGAACAACCTCACCATCGCCGCGGTGAACGGTGGGGTGCCGTACCTCGAGGATTACAGCTACTTCGACCAGTTCGGCCTGCCTCGCCTTACGAAGGTGGACGTGTTCCGGGACGAGCGGATCACGAACCCGTACTACCTCAAGACGAGGGGGCTTCAGGTTCTGGCGCTGCGGTCGCGGCCCCGGCTCACCCTCCGGGTGGGTGTCCTGGCCGACGTGCCCGACCTGAACCTCGGGGACCGCGTGTGGGTCTACGACCCCGAACTCGGCGTGCGTTCCCGGTTCCGTGTGTCCCAACGGACCTGGTACCCGTTGGAGCCGTGGCGGACCGAGCTGCAACTGGAGCAGCCCCTGCCGACCCTGGCCGAGGCCCTGGCCCGCCCGCCGCAGCCGGCCTCGGCCTTCTCCCTGGCTGGCGCCGTGACCGAACAAGAGATGCAGGACCTCGGGGTATTCAACTACCTGCTGAACAGCCGGGCGGAACAGGGGCTCGCCTACTGGCAGAGCATGGGGTTCACGGTTGAGGCGGGCCGGGGGGTGACCGGCTCGGCTGCTTTCCGGTGCGATGGGGCGCCCGGACAGCGGAAGGAGCTGCGGCAGGTGGTCTACCCGGCCAACCGGGACCGGTACATGCTGTCGCTTCAGGCCGACCTCTCGGGGTTGCAGCTCGGGCCCGCCGGGCGGGTGGGGGTCGAGGTCACCTTCCGGTACCGGGACGGGACGCAGGAGACGAAGTTCTACCCCATCACCTGA
- a CDS encoding peptidoglycan-binding domain-containing protein: protein MIALQMCLLSHGFDPGSPDGVFGPKTERAVIAFQEANELKKDGIAGPLTIGKLKAGTNDPFCAALNG from the coding sequence TATTGAGCCATGGTTTTGATCCAGGATCACCGGACGGTGTTTTCGGACCAAAGACCGAGCGAGCAGTGATCGCTTTTCAGGAAGCAAACGAACTTAAGAAGGATGGCATCGCTGGGCCGCTCACAATCGGAAAACTCAAGGCTGGCACTAACGATCCTTTCTGCGCCGCCCTGAATGGCTGA
- a CDS encoding phage tail tape measure protein has product MALSAVLGEALVPIRANLDTLRADLQEAQRMTEQALGKSMQDVGKRMQDIGRSLSAYVTLPIAGAGAAAVKLAGDFEYSMNVLRSVSGATAEQMERLRQLAVELGADVRLPGTSAIDAAQAMTELVKAGLSVEQTMRAARGVLVLSAAAEIENAEAAEIVANALNAFRLSGDRATQVADLLANAANAASGEIIDMAYGLRQSAAVAHMAGQSIEDTVTALSLMANAGIQGADAGTSLKQMFLSLVNPTKKAAELMKEYGIRVVDARGQLKPLPALIEEFWTKLGQLPPAQRNAALATIFGSDAIRAANIVLMAGQKEWENMRAAVTRAGGAQEVAASKMQGFKGAMEAFKSTLETLGITLGERLLPPLTELLKRVTEAVDRFGQLPAPIQNVALVAAGLAAALGPALVVLGTLVGAVGNLLTTGPMLAASFGTVGAAALPVLGVLAAIAGAAYLIWQNWGTVGPRLAALWEEVRARLQPALDGMRQAIGQVVAYVQQHWPQIQATLQTFLNWVGPIFKVVWGFVKDTVLFYVGAVVSIIQGAVNVITGIIKLFAAVLSGDWRGAWEAVKQIVYGALQALWGLFQIWIVGRIAGLFSRVLSGILGTVGGWVSGLLGRIGSGMGQVVSRITGALAQATSGFSSFISRTLGALGSMLGRVASWAASLVGQVAGAMGRFGSAISSGVTRAIGFFAQFVRESVGQIARMGSTLWSLGQNLVRSLWQGISSLGSWLKSQLLSWARRIIPGPIAKALGISSPSKVMMAYGQEVAQGLALGMERSMAVVARAAAGLAAAAVAMPAATAAPVALAPQQAAGATSYTQAGPLMHIENLHVRSDSDIFRLSQELANLNRHTLRALGVVR; this is encoded by the coding sequence GTGGCGCTGAGTGCGGTGCTCGGGGAGGCGCTGGTGCCGATCCGGGCCAACCTGGATACCCTGCGCGCCGACCTGCAGGAGGCCCAGCGCATGACTGAACAGGCGCTGGGCAAGTCGATGCAGGATGTGGGCAAGCGGATGCAGGACATCGGGCGGTCGCTCAGCGCCTACGTCACCCTCCCCATCGCCGGCGCCGGTGCGGCGGCCGTGAAGCTCGCCGGGGACTTCGAGTACTCGATGAACGTCCTGCGGTCGGTGTCCGGGGCCACGGCGGAGCAGATGGAGCGGCTGCGCCAGCTCGCTGTCGAGTTGGGCGCCGACGTCCGCCTGCCCGGTACCTCGGCGATTGATGCGGCCCAGGCCATGACGGAACTGGTCAAGGCCGGCCTGAGCGTGGAGCAGACCATGCGGGCTGCCCGTGGCGTGCTGGTGCTATCGGCCGCGGCGGAGATCGAGAACGCCGAGGCGGCTGAGATCGTAGCCAACGCGCTCAACGCCTTCCGCCTGAGCGGCGACAGGGCCACCCAGGTGGCCGACCTGCTGGCGAACGCGGCCAACGCCGCGTCGGGCGAGATCATCGACATGGCCTATGGCCTGCGCCAGTCGGCGGCCGTGGCCCACATGGCCGGGCAGTCCATCGAGGACACGGTGACGGCCCTTTCGCTCATGGCGAACGCCGGGATTCAGGGTGCCGACGCTGGCACTTCACTCAAGCAGATGTTCCTGAGCCTCGTCAACCCAACGAAGAAGGCCGCCGAGCTGATGAAGGAGTACGGCATCCGCGTTGTGGACGCCCGGGGCCAGCTAAAGCCGCTCCCGGCGCTGATCGAAGAGTTCTGGACGAAGCTTGGCCAGTTGCCGCCGGCCCAGCGAAACGCTGCCCTGGCGACCATCTTCGGCTCGGACGCGATCCGGGCCGCGAACATCGTCCTGATGGCCGGCCAGAAGGAATGGGAGAACATGCGGGCGGCCGTCACGCGCGCGGGCGGCGCCCAGGAAGTGGCCGCTTCCAAGATGCAGGGCTTCAAGGGCGCGATGGAGGCGTTCAAGAGCACGCTGGAGACCCTGGGCATCACACTGGGCGAACGGCTCCTGCCGCCCCTGACGGAACTGCTCAAGAGGGTGACGGAGGCCGTTGACCGGTTCGGTCAGCTCCCGGCCCCGATCCAGAACGTGGCCCTGGTGGCGGCCGGCCTGGCCGCCGCGCTGGGGCCGGCCCTCGTGGTCCTGGGAACGCTCGTGGGGGCGGTGGGCAACCTGCTGACCACCGGGCCGATGCTGGCGGCGTCGTTCGGTACGGTCGGGGCGGCTGCTCTGCCTGTGCTTGGAGTGCTGGCCGCGATCGCCGGCGCGGCGTACCTGATCTGGCAGAACTGGGGCACGGTCGGCCCTCGGCTGGCCGCGCTGTGGGAAGAAGTCCGTGCCCGTCTGCAGCCGGCCCTGGACGGCATGCGGCAGGCCATCGGCCAGGTGGTTGCCTACGTCCAGCAGCACTGGCCGCAGATTCAGGCGACCCTCCAGACCTTCCTGAACTGGGTGGGGCCCATCTTCAAGGTGGTCTGGGGCTTCGTGAAGGACACAGTGCTCTTCTACGTGGGCGCCGTGGTGAGCATCATCCAGGGCGCCGTGAACGTGATCACGGGCATCATCAAGCTCTTCGCCGCCGTCCTCAGCGGGGACTGGCGGGGGGCCTGGGAAGCGGTCAAGCAGATCGTCTACGGCGCGCTGCAAGCCCTGTGGGGCCTGTTCCAGATCTGGATCGTGGGCCGCATCGCGGGGCTGTTCAGCCGGGTGCTCAGCGGCATCCTGGGGACGGTCGGCGGGTGGGTGTCCGGCCTGTTGGGCCGGATCGGTTCGGGCATGGGCCAGGTGGTCAGCCGGATCACGGGAGCCCTGGCCCAGGCCACCAGTGGATTCAGCAGCTTCATCAGCCGGACGCTCGGGGCGCTGGGGTCGATGCTGGGGCGGGTCGCGTCCTGGGCGGCCAGCCTGGTGGGCCAGGTCGCCGGCGCCATGGGCCGCTTCGGCTCAGCCATCTCGTCGGGCGTCACGCGGGCCATCGGGTTCTTCGCCCAGTTCGTGCGCGAGTCGGTCGGCCAGATCGCCCGGATGGGCAGCACCTTGTGGTCGCTTGGGCAGAACCTGGTCCGCAGCCTGTGGCAGGGGATCAGCAGCCTGGGTTCGTGGCTCAAGAGCCAGTTGTTGAGCTGGGCCCGCCGCATCATCCCCGGACCCATCGCGAAGGCCCTGGGTATCTCCTCCCCGTCCAAGGTCATGATGGCGTACGGCCAGGAAGTGGCGCAGGGGCTGGCGCTCGGAATGGAGCGCTCCATGGCGGTGGTGGCACGCGCTGCAGCCGGTCTGGCGGCGGCAGCGGTGGCGATGCCCGCCGCCACGGCTGCCCCTGTGGCTCTGGCGCCGCAGCAGGCCGCGGGGGCCACGTCGTATACGCAGGCCGGACCGCTCATGCATATCGAGAACCTCCACGTCCGTAGTGACAGCGACATCTTTCGGCTCTCCCAGGAACTCGCGAACCTTAACCGGCACACCCTGCGGGCCCTGGGGGTGGTCCGGTGA